In the Hordeum vulgare subsp. vulgare chromosome 7H, MorexV3_pseudomolecules_assembly, whole genome shotgun sequence genome, one interval contains:
- the LOC123410132 gene encoding uncharacterized protein LOC123410132 produces MVSRRQHSVNHFGPSLRKSPMRKGPGKLKKKCLDQFKRTQQSFRVGMEHRFNHANERADDNVAKRPQQNKIARKTPFEEPSHAKAVSRPNISSSWPNKGTVSSRENVEKSKPYFSRTLQKNTLKASPSRAMPNSGIDSLQKNTTKSRPSSFILNGGNTLRPNNGMGSLAKNVESCSRLNNFDAPRSKNTKMPGSTYSRPNDEMASRSMKSRPFSFGSSCGFDPLMRNLEKSNPFLTRGPYSSVLKDCSNSTFGSSKKSYPSSMVGNLRKEGHHMAMEALNSNLALKGKQGVQDIQPNVEINCVSLPGKNLPSHETVEASCMVDSINGGIRLDSRKCMTSLSEDGSTDVYNSKSKRMKPLLEEKVGALGVTRLTKSMGISLKLNKNTSIGEDERMVGDKFNKRKSENCSQTNKRRIYVVSDNEDDDDGDQNLTGAKSGDAGLKTQKDCHLEVSNLFGAESLKPPHYCSLPIDEPVWSGIIKIGSGKLVSLAAHLSTKYCEKVWKLSRSLEPVVEVTKLSRFEAWPRSFETSRPTDDNIALYLLPTKMRQDAYLDQLVKEVMENDMVLRAIVGEAEMLIFPSILLPEQHQTFQGNPYLWAVFRRRKDQVPLVEEEQHGKGRCPQEKGKQQASHFSVGEGSNMDAGLEASEEVEIEDMEQEQNPTTASPATSPTASPNAPSPTTSAPTMAAAKMSASHGQDHSNMAAPTGALFGFVIQRTPRLEQLIQEMQREGAVMVAMQGQMIGPGLGLGRQ; encoded by the exons ATGGTGAGTCGAAGACAACATAGTGTCAACCACTTTGGTCCAAGCTTGAGAAAGTCTCCCATGAGGAAGGGACCAGGCAAACTCAAGAAAAAGTGCCTGGACCAATTTAAGAGAACTCAGCAGTCGTTTAGGGTAGGGATGGAACATAGATTTAACCATGCTAATGAAAGAGCTGATGATAATGTTGCCAAAAGACCTCAACAAAATAAGATTGCAAGAAAAACTCCTTTTGAGGAGCCTAGCCATGCTAAGGCAGTGTCTCGACCAAATATCTCTTCTTCATGGCCAAACAAAGGTACGGTTTCTTCACGCGAAAATGTTGAGAAGTCCAAGCCCTATTTCTCTAGGACTCTCCAAAAGAATACCCTGAAGGCTAGTCCATCTCGTGCAATGCCTAACAGTGGCATTGATTCTCTGCAAAAGAATACTACCAAGTCTAGACCCTCTTCCTTTATATTGAATGGTGGTAATACCTTGAGGCCAAACAATGGCATGGGTTCTTTGGCGAAGAATGTGGAGTCTTGCTCAAGGTTAAATAACTTTGATGCTCCTCGATCAAAGAATACCAAGATGCCTGGATCCACCTACTCAAGGCCCAATGATGAGATGGCTTCTCGGTCAATGAAATCTAGGCCCTTCTCCTTTGGATCGAGTTGTGGGTTCGATCCTTTGATGAGGAACCTAGAGAAATCTAATCCCTTTTTGACTAGGGGTCCGTATTCCTCGGTGTTGAAGGATTGTTCAAATTCCACATTTGGTAGTTCAAAGAAATCTTACCCCTCTTCGATGGTTGGCAACTTGCGGAAAGAAGGCCATCACATGGCAATGGAAGCTTTGAATTCCAACTTAGCTTTGAAGGGTAAGCAAGGCGTGCAAGATATCCAGCCCAACGTGGAGATAAATTGTGTTTCTTTACCCGGTAAGAACCTTCCTAGTCATGAAACCGTCGAGGCATCTTGCATGGTCGATTCAATCAACGGGGGCATTAGACTTGATAGTAGAAAGTGCATGACTAGCCTTTCGGAGGATGGAAGCACCGATGTGTACAACTCTAAGAGTAAGAGGATGAAGCCGTTGTTGGAAGAGAAGGTTGGGGCACTTGGGGTCACTAGATTGACAAAATCAATGGGTATCTCCCTTAAACTTAACAAGAACACTAGCATTGGGGAGGACGAAAGAATGGTTGGTGACAAGTTTAATAAGAGAAAGAGTGAGAATTGTAGTCAAACAAACAAAAGGAGAATATATGTAGTAtctgacaacgaagacgacgatgatggtgATCAGAATCTCACGGGTGCTAAAAGTGGTGATGCTggattgaaaacacaaaaagattgTCACCTAGAGGTCTCTAATCTGTTTGGTGCAGAATCTTTGAAGCCACCTCACTATTGTTCGCTGCCCATCGATGAACCTGTATGGAG TGGAATCATCAAGATAGGCAGCGGAAAATTGGTTTCATTGGCTGCACATTTGTCAACCAAATACTGTGAGAAGGTGTGGAAATTGTCAAGATCACTTGAGCCAGTGGTTGAAGTAACTAAGCTTTCTAGATTTGAGGCTTGGCCTAGGAGCTTTGAGACATCAAGGCCCACTGATGACAACATTGCGTTGTATTTATTGCCCACCAAGATGAG GCAAGATGCATACCTGGATCAACTTGTTAAAGAAGTCATGGAGAATGATATGGTCCTACGAGCTATTGTTGGTGAAGCTGAGATGCTGATATTCCCATCTATTCTACTGCCTGAGCAACACCAAA CTTTCCAAGGAAACCCCTACCTGTGGGCGGTATTTAGGCGCAGAAAAGACCAGGTTCCCTTAGTGGAGGAGGAACAACATGGCAAAGGACGTTGCCCACAGGAGAAGGGAAAGCAGCAGGCTTCACATTTCAGTGTGGGAGAAGGGTCAAACATGGATGCTGGACTTGAAGCTTCTGAGGAAGTGGAGATAGAAGACATGGAGCAGGAACAAAATCCCACTACGGCAAGTCCAGCAACAAGTCCTACAGCTTCACCCAACGCGCCAAGTCCTACAACTTCAGCTCCTACTATGGCTGCAGCTAAAATGTCTGCAAGCCACGGGCAAGACCACTCAAACATGGCTGCTCCTACAGGAGCACTGTTTGGTTTCGTGATTCAGCGAACTCCCAGACTTGAGCAGCTCATCCAAGAGATGCAACGTGAAGGTGCCGTGATGGTTGCAATGCAAGGGCAGATGATAGGGCCGGGTCTTGGCTTGGGCAGGCAGTAG